A single window of Mycolicibacterium madagascariense DNA harbors:
- a CDS encoding VOC family protein gives MALIETTGLHHLRITVTDIDRSRKFYQDVLGFEVAAASSGDVDDPEVRADPTQLYGGVVFQTNGILFGLRPVAEASDRFDSTRVGLDHVSFGVASIDDLRSVATRLEGAGVEHGEIKELGDFGIAILSFSDPDGVHLELTAPI, from the coding sequence ATGGCACTCATCGAGACGACAGGTCTGCACCACCTCCGCATCACCGTCACCGACATCGACCGCTCGCGGAAGTTCTACCAGGACGTCCTGGGCTTCGAGGTCGCCGCGGCGTCGTCCGGCGACGTCGACGATCCCGAGGTGCGGGCCGACCCGACGCAGCTGTACGGCGGGGTGGTGTTCCAGACCAACGGCATCCTGTTCGGACTGCGCCCCGTCGCCGAGGCGTCCGACCGGTTCGACTCCACCCGCGTCGGCCTGGACCACGTCAGCTTCGGCGTGGCCTCCATCGACGACTTGCGTTCGGTGGCAACCAGACTCGAGGGCGCGGGCGTCGAGCACGGCGAGATCAAGGAGCTCGGTGACTTCGGCATCGCGATCCTGTCGTTCAGCGATCCCGACGGCGTGCACCTGGAGCTCACGGCACCGATCTAG
- a CDS encoding multidrug effflux MFS transporter, with product MAASGSVDLSSAAPTDEAEGTSKAPGQVRMVIVLGLLVALGPLTIDMYLPSLPKIASDYSVSSSVVQLTLTGTLAGLALGQLILGPLSDSLGRRRPLMGGIVLHMIASLVCLVSPNVVVLGIARGLQGVGAAATMVVALAIVGDLFSESRAATVMSRLMLVLGVAPVIAPSLGAAVLLRFSWHWVFAVLVVLAGLLLLLAALALPETLPVSHRRPLNVRGIFSTYAGLFRDKRFVILVVVAALGMSGLFAYIAAASFVLQGRHGLDQQTFALVFGAGAVALIGATQFNVVLLRRVTPATITVWALAASAVAGVVFVGLAVTDVGGIYGFVLPVWAILAAMGLVIPNAPALALSRHPDAAGTAAALLGAAQFGLGAAVAPLVGVLGNDELALAAVMTAGSVVALAALLAVGVSGTDRAGTAGAVPEAA from the coding sequence ATGGCAGCATCAGGATCCGTGGACCTCTCGAGCGCTGCACCCACCGACGAGGCGGAGGGCACGTCGAAGGCACCCGGTCAGGTCCGCATGGTCATCGTCCTTGGCCTGCTCGTCGCGCTGGGCCCGCTGACGATCGACATGTACCTACCGTCCCTGCCGAAGATCGCCTCGGACTACTCCGTGTCGTCGTCGGTAGTGCAACTGACGCTGACGGGGACGTTGGCCGGACTGGCCCTCGGTCAGCTCATCCTCGGCCCGCTGTCGGACTCGCTCGGCCGCCGCCGTCCGCTCATGGGCGGGATCGTGCTGCACATGATCGCGTCGCTGGTGTGCCTGGTGTCCCCGAACGTCGTCGTGCTCGGCATCGCGCGCGGACTGCAGGGGGTGGGCGCGGCGGCCACGATGGTGGTGGCGCTCGCCATCGTCGGGGACCTGTTCTCCGAGTCCAGGGCCGCGACGGTCATGTCGCGGCTGATGCTGGTGCTGGGCGTCGCGCCGGTCATCGCGCCGTCGCTGGGGGCGGCGGTGCTGCTGCGGTTCTCCTGGCACTGGGTGTTCGCGGTGCTGGTGGTGCTCGCCGGGCTGCTGCTCCTGCTCGCGGCGCTCGCCCTGCCGGAGACGCTGCCGGTGTCGCACCGCAGACCGCTGAACGTGCGCGGGATCTTCTCGACCTATGCCGGGCTGTTCCGCGACAAGCGGTTCGTGATCCTCGTCGTGGTCGCCGCACTCGGCATGTCGGGGTTGTTCGCCTACATCGCCGCCGCCTCCTTCGTGCTGCAGGGCAGGCACGGTCTCGACCAGCAGACCTTCGCGCTGGTCTTCGGCGCGGGCGCGGTGGCCCTGATCGGTGCGACGCAGTTCAACGTCGTCCTGCTGCGCCGGGTGACGCCCGCGACCATCACGGTCTGGGCGCTCGCGGCGTCGGCGGTGGCCGGCGTGGTCTTCGTGGGGCTCGCGGTGACCGACGTCGGCGGGATCTACGGCTTCGTGCTCCCGGTGTGGGCGATCCTGGCCGCAATGGGTCTGGTGATCCCCAACGCGCCGGCGCTCGCGCTGTCGCGTCACCCCGACGCGGCGGGCACCGCGGCCGCCCTGCTGGGGGCGGCGCAGTTCGGGCTCGGCGCGGCGGTCGCCCCCCTGGTCGGCGTGCTCGGCAACGACGAGCTGGCGCTGGCCGCGGTGATGACGGCGGGTTCGGTGGTGGCGCTCGCGGCGCTCCTCGCCGTGGGGGTCTCGGGCACCGATCGCGCCGGGACCGCGGGTGCGGTGCCCGAGGCGGCGTAG
- a CDS encoding HMG-box domain-containing protein, translating to MSARSSAKKQLSGTGKHSVDDPSVAARALSQIIERGARVQAPAVKAYVERMREQHPDATPAEIVEKLEKHYLSAVMASGAAVGSTAAFPGVGTLIAMSAVAGETVVFLEATAVFVLAVAEVHGIPAENRERRRALVLAVLVGDDGRRAVADLIGSGRTSGAWLSDGAASLPLPAVSQLNGRLLKFFVKKYALKRGAIAFGKMLPVGIGAVIGGVGNRAMGKRIIGNARTAFGSPPLRWPATLHVLPALDQS from the coding sequence ATGAGCGCTCGTTCCAGCGCCAAGAAGCAGCTGTCAGGCACCGGCAAGCACTCCGTCGATGACCCCAGCGTCGCCGCACGCGCCCTCTCCCAGATCATCGAGCGCGGCGCCCGCGTCCAGGCGCCCGCGGTCAAGGCCTACGTGGAGCGGATGCGGGAGCAGCATCCCGATGCGACCCCGGCCGAGATCGTCGAGAAGTTGGAGAAGCACTACCTCAGTGCCGTGATGGCCAGCGGTGCGGCCGTGGGCTCCACGGCGGCGTTCCCCGGGGTGGGCACGCTCATCGCGATGTCCGCCGTCGCCGGTGAGACCGTGGTGTTCCTGGAGGCGACGGCGGTCTTCGTACTGGCGGTGGCCGAGGTGCACGGCATCCCCGCCGAGAACCGCGAGCGCCGCCGTGCGCTGGTCCTGGCGGTCCTGGTCGGCGACGACGGTCGACGTGCGGTCGCCGACCTGATCGGTTCCGGTCGCACCAGCGGCGCCTGGCTGTCCGACGGCGCGGCGTCGTTGCCCCTGCCCGCGGTGTCCCAGCTCAACGGACGCCTGCTGAAGTTCTTCGTGAAGAAGTACGCGCTCAAGCGCGGAGCCATCGCCTTCGGCAAGATGCTGCCGGTCGGCATCGGCGCGGTCATCGGCGGCGTCGGCAACCGGGCGATGGGCAAGCGCATCATCGGCAACGCGCGCACCGCGTTCGGGTCCCCGCCGCTGCGCTGGCCTGCCACGCTGCACGTACTGCCGGCATTGGACCAGTCGTGA
- the corA gene encoding magnesium/cobalt transporter CorA — protein sequence MPSFRALQPSMLKPTNRRGGEPDPDSIRVPVARAMVDCGVYADGKRLPGKYTHAAALAKVRDMEMDGCRSFVWVGLHEPDEHQMQSVADVFGLHELAVEDAVHAHQRPKLERYDNTLFLVLKTIMYVEHDSVAMAREIVETGEIMIFVGPDFVVTVRHGDHGGLAAVRKQMDTTPASCALGPYAVLHAIADHVVDHYLEVTDLLENDIDAMEENVFSPNSTTNVEHIYLLKREVVEMRRAVSPLNLALQRLGSDHNDLISKEVRRYIRDVVDHNTQASDRIASYDEVLSSLVQAAVAKVSMEQNVDMRKISAWVAIAAVPTALAGIYGMNFDHMPELHQVWGYPAVLLIMLTTCIVLYTNFRRNHWL from the coding sequence GTGCCGTCGTTCCGCGCCTTGCAACCATCGATGCTCAAGCCGACGAATCGTCGGGGAGGCGAGCCCGATCCCGATTCGATCCGCGTCCCCGTCGCCAGGGCGATGGTCGACTGCGGGGTCTACGCCGACGGAAAACGCCTGCCGGGCAAGTACACTCACGCCGCGGCGCTGGCTAAGGTCCGCGACATGGAGATGGACGGCTGCCGCAGCTTCGTCTGGGTGGGCCTGCACGAGCCCGACGAGCATCAGATGCAGTCGGTCGCCGACGTCTTCGGTCTGCACGAGTTGGCGGTCGAGGACGCGGTGCACGCCCACCAGCGACCCAAGTTGGAGCGCTACGACAACACCCTGTTCCTGGTGCTCAAGACCATCATGTACGTCGAGCACGACTCGGTGGCCATGGCCCGCGAGATCGTCGAGACCGGCGAGATCATGATCTTCGTCGGCCCCGACTTCGTGGTGACGGTCCGCCACGGCGACCACGGCGGTCTGGCCGCGGTCCGCAAGCAGATGGACACGACGCCGGCCAGCTGCGCGCTGGGCCCCTACGCCGTCCTGCATGCCATCGCCGACCACGTCGTCGACCACTACCTCGAGGTCACCGACCTGCTCGAGAACGACATCGACGCCATGGAGGAGAACGTGTTCTCCCCCAACAGCACCACCAACGTCGAGCACATCTACCTGCTCAAGCGGGAGGTCGTCGAGATGCGTCGCGCGGTCAGCCCGCTGAACCTGGCGCTGCAGCGCCTCGGCTCGGACCACAACGACCTGATCTCCAAGGAGGTCCGGCGCTACATCCGCGACGTCGTGGACCACAACACCCAGGCGTCGGACCGCATCGCCAGCTATGACGAGGTGCTGAGCTCCCTGGTGCAGGCGGCGGTGGCCAAGGTGTCGATGGAGCAGAACGTCGACATGCGCAAGATCTCGGCGTGGGTGGCCATCGCCGCCGTACCCACCGCGCTGGCCGGCATCTACGGCATGAACTTCGACCACATGCCCGAACTGCACCAGGTGTGGGGTTATCCGGCGGTCCTGCTGATCATGCTGACGACGTGCATCGTGCTGTACACCAACTTTCGGCGCAATCACTGGCTGTGA
- a CDS encoding glycine betaine ABC transporter substrate-binding protein — MFTRGRLAVVGAALLVAGCGSAPAPPSLAVGAASDPESVLLANVYAAALRSYGSPAHVEVGPDPIAGLDTGGVEVAPGLTGQLLARFDPGSPARAAEQVYRTMISALPEGIGAGDYAQSAQDEPALAVLDATAQKWGTHDVTGVIGHCVGVRVGKVAGAQAPTAIGTCRLPAAIEYPDAATLVGALRSGRVDAAWTSTARPGTPDGVVVLSDRTAVIRAENVVPLYRRNELDERQVLALNEIAGELDTGSLADMLSQIGNGADPGAVADAWLAAHPLGH; from the coding sequence GTGTTCACGCGCGGGCGGCTAGCGGTCGTCGGTGCCGCACTCCTGGTCGCCGGTTGCGGCAGTGCGCCCGCGCCGCCGTCGCTGGCCGTCGGCGCCGCGTCGGACCCCGAGTCGGTGCTGCTGGCCAACGTCTACGCCGCGGCGCTGCGGTCCTACGGCAGCCCGGCGCACGTCGAGGTGGGCCCCGACCCGATCGCCGGGCTCGACACCGGTGGCGTCGAGGTGGCGCCCGGCCTCACCGGCCAACTGCTGGCGCGCTTCGATCCCGGTTCGCCGGCACGCGCGGCCGAGCAGGTCTACCGGACGATGATCTCGGCGCTGCCCGAGGGGATCGGCGCGGGCGACTACGCCCAGTCCGCGCAGGACGAGCCGGCGCTCGCCGTCCTGGACGCGACCGCGCAGAAGTGGGGCACGCACGACGTCACCGGCGTGATCGGGCACTGCGTCGGGGTGCGGGTCGGCAAGGTCGCCGGCGCGCAGGCGCCCACCGCGATCGGAACGTGCCGGCTGCCCGCGGCGATCGAATACCCGGACGCCGCAACGCTCGTCGGCGCGCTGCGCTCGGGGCGCGTCGACGCGGCGTGGACCTCGACCGCGCGGCCGGGCACCCCGGACGGCGTCGTCGTGCTCAGTGACCGAACCGCCGTCATCCGCGCCGAGAACGTCGTGCCGCTGTATCGGCGCAACGAGCTCGACGAGCGACAAGTGTTGGCGCTCAACGAGATTGCCGGTGAGCTCGACACCGGGTCGCTGGCCGACATGCTGTCCCAGATCGGCAACGGCGCCGACCCTGGTGCGGTGGCCGACGCGTGGCTGGCCGCCCACCCCCTCGGGCACTAG
- a CDS encoding SDR family NAD(P)-dependent oxidoreductase, whose translation MEGFAGKVAVVTGAGSGIGQALAVELGRSGAKVAISDVDTEGLAVTEARLKAIGAPVKADRLDVTEREAFELYADAVKAHFGKVNQIYNNAGIAFTGDIEISAYKDIERVMDVDFWGVVNGTKAFLPHLIESGDGHVVNVSSLFGIFSVPGQAAYNAAKFAVRGFTEALRQEMIAAKRPVKVTTVHPGGIKTAIARNAGAAEGVDAQELANVFDKKLANTTPERAAKIILDAVRKDKARVLVGADAKVLDVIVRITGSGYQRLFSSVIARALPNAH comes from the coding sequence ATGGAGGGCTTCGCGGGGAAAGTCGCCGTCGTCACCGGAGCCGGCTCGGGCATCGGGCAGGCCCTCGCGGTCGAGCTGGGGCGATCGGGCGCGAAGGTCGCCATCAGCGACGTCGACACCGAGGGGCTGGCCGTCACCGAGGCCCGGCTCAAGGCCATCGGCGCACCGGTAAAGGCCGACCGCCTCGACGTCACCGAGCGCGAGGCCTTCGAGCTGTACGCCGACGCCGTCAAGGCGCACTTCGGCAAGGTCAACCAGATCTACAACAACGCGGGCATCGCCTTCACCGGCGACATCGAGATCAGCGCCTACAAGGACATCGAGCGGGTGATGGACGTCGACTTCTGGGGCGTCGTCAACGGCACCAAGGCCTTCCTCCCCCACCTCATCGAGTCCGGTGACGGGCACGTCGTGAACGTCTCGAGCCTCTTCGGCATCTTCTCGGTGCCGGGACAGGCCGCCTACAACGCCGCCAAGTTCGCCGTCCGCGGGTTCACCGAGGCACTGCGCCAGGAGATGATCGCGGCCAAGCGGCCGGTGAAGGTCACCACGGTGCATCCCGGCGGGATCAAGACCGCCATCGCGCGCAATGCCGGTGCCGCCGAGGGCGTCGATGCCCAGGAACTGGCGAACGTCTTCGACAAGAAGCTGGCGAACACCACCCCGGAGCGCGCCGCGAAGATCATCCTCGACGCCGTACGCAAGGACAAGGCCCGCGTCCTCGTTGGCGCGGACGCGAAGGTGCTCGACGTCATCGTCCGCATCACCGGTTCGGGCTACCAGCGGCTGTTCTCGTCGGTGATCGCCAGGGCGCTGCCCAACGCGCACTAG
- a CDS encoding multifunctional oxoglutarate decarboxylase/oxoglutarate dehydrogenase thiamine pyrophosphate-binding subunit/dihydrolipoyllysine-residue succinyltransferase subunit — protein MSSSPSPFGQNEWLVDEMYRKFRDDPSSVDPSWHEFLVDYSPEGTDTNGHGAAKSDPKPEAKPQPKAAEPKPKPAPTESKPEPKPAPAASTPAKPAAKPEPTPQPKAADPKPAAKPEPKPKPAPAASTAADGDETSVIRGASAAVVKNMNASLEVPTATSVRAIPAKLMIDNRVVINNHLKRTRGGKISFTHLLGYAIVQAIKSFPNMNRHFAEVDGKPNVVTPAHTNLGLAIDLQGKDGKRQLVVAAIKRCETMQFGQFVAAYEDIVRRARDGKLTAEDFAGVTISLTNPGTIGTVHSVPRLMSGQGTIIGAGAMEYPAEFQGASEERIAEIGIGKLITLTSTYDHRIIQGAESGDFLRTIHQSLLSDDFWDEIFRELGIPYEPVRWRTDNPDSIFDKNARIIELIAAYRNRGHLMADIDPLRLDKSRFRSHPDLDVLTHGLTLWDLDRVFKVDGFAGAEYKKLRDVLSVLRDAYCRHVGVEYTHILEPEQQKWIQERVEVKHDKPTVAEQKYILSKLNAAEAFETFLQTKYVGQKRFSLEGAESVIPMMDAVLDQAAEHGLDEVVIGMPHRGRLNVLANIVGKPASQIFSEFEGNLNPSQAHGSGDVKYHLGATGNYLQMFGDNDIDVSLVANPSHLEAVDPVLEGLVRAKQDLVDFDAGADGPQNFTVVPLMLHGDAAFAGQGIVAETLNLALLRGYRTGGTIHIIVNNQIGFTTSPQDSRSSEYCTDVAKMVGAPIFHVNGDDPEAGSWVARLAVDFRQKFKKDVIIDMLCYRRRGHNEGDDPSMTQPGMYDVIDTKRGVRKTYTEALIGRGDISIKEAEDALRDYQGQLERVFNEVRDLEKHEIEPSESVEADQQLPAKLTTAVDKSLLARIGDAHLAVPEGFTVHPRVKPVLEKRREMAYEGKVDWAFGELLALGSLVAEGKLVRLSGQDTRRGTFTQRHAVIIDRSTGAEFTPLELLTLNEDGTPTGGRLMVYDSALSEYAAVGFEYGYSVGNPDAMVLWEAQFGDFVNGAQSIIDEFISSGEAKWGQLSDVVLLLPHGHEGQGPDHTSGRIERFLQVCAEGSMTVAMPSTPANYFHLLRRHAKDGIHRPLIVFTPKSMLRNKAAVSDIRDFTEQKFRSIMEEPTYTDGDGDRSKVKRILLTSGKIYYDLAARKAKDGRDDVAIVRVEQLYPLPKRRLGNTLDEYPNAEQFFWVQEEPANQGAWPTFGLAMPEQLPDKLTGIKRISRRAMSAPSSGSSKVHAVEQQEIIDEAFAS, from the coding sequence GTGAGCAGTTCACCTTCCCCATTCGGACAGAACGAGTGGCTTGTCGACGAGATGTACCGCAAGTTCCGCGACGACCCCTCGTCGGTCGACCCGAGCTGGCACGAGTTCCTCGTCGACTACTCCCCTGAGGGCACCGACACCAACGGTCACGGTGCGGCCAAGAGCGACCCGAAGCCCGAGGCCAAGCCGCAGCCGAAGGCTGCCGAACCCAAGCCCAAGCCCGCGCCCACCGAGTCCAAGCCCGAGCCCAAGCCCGCCCCAGCCGCGTCCACGCCCGCCAAGCCCGCCGCCAAGCCCGAGCCCACGCCGCAGCCGAAGGCCGCCGACCCGAAGCCCGCCGCCAAGCCCGAGCCCAAGCCCAAGCCCGCCCCAGCCGCGTCCACCGCCGCGGACGGCGACGAGACCTCCGTCATCCGTGGCGCGTCGGCCGCCGTGGTGAAGAACATGAACGCCTCGCTCGAGGTCCCGACGGCCACCAGCGTCCGCGCGATCCCGGCCAAGCTGATGATCGACAACCGCGTCGTCATCAACAACCACCTCAAGCGCACCCGCGGCGGCAAGATCAGCTTCACGCACCTGCTGGGCTACGCGATCGTGCAGGCCATCAAGAGCTTCCCCAACATGAACCGGCACTTCGCCGAGGTCGACGGGAAGCCCAACGTCGTCACCCCCGCCCACACCAACCTGGGCCTCGCGATCGACCTGCAGGGCAAGGACGGCAAGCGTCAGCTCGTCGTCGCGGCCATCAAGCGGTGCGAGACCATGCAGTTCGGCCAGTTCGTGGCGGCCTACGAGGACATCGTGCGCCGCGCTCGCGACGGCAAGCTCACCGCGGAGGACTTCGCGGGCGTGACCATCTCGCTGACCAACCCCGGCACGATTGGCACCGTGCACTCGGTGCCGCGCCTGATGTCCGGGCAGGGCACGATCATCGGCGCGGGCGCGATGGAGTACCCCGCCGAGTTCCAGGGGGCCAGCGAGGAGCGCATCGCCGAGATCGGCATCGGCAAGCTCATCACGCTGACGTCGACCTACGACCACCGCATCATCCAGGGTGCGGAGTCCGGTGACTTCCTGCGCACCATTCACCAGTCGCTGCTGTCCGACGACTTCTGGGACGAGATCTTCCGCGAGCTCGGCATCCCCTACGAGCCGGTGCGGTGGCGCACCGACAACCCGGACTCGATCTTCGACAAGAACGCCCGCATCATCGAACTCATTGCGGCGTACCGCAATCGGGGTCACCTGATGGCGGACATCGACCCGCTGCGCCTGGACAAGAGCCGGTTCCGCAGCCACCCCGACCTCGACGTGCTCACCCACGGCCTGACGCTGTGGGACCTCGACCGGGTGTTCAAGGTCGACGGGTTCGCCGGCGCGGAGTACAAGAAGCTGCGCGACGTGCTGTCGGTGCTGCGCGACGCGTACTGCCGCCACGTCGGCGTCGAGTACACCCACATCCTGGAACCCGAGCAGCAGAAGTGGATTCAGGAGCGGGTGGAGGTCAAGCACGACAAGCCCACCGTCGCCGAGCAGAAGTACATCCTGAGCAAGCTCAACGCCGCCGAGGCGTTCGAGACCTTCCTGCAGACCAAATACGTTGGGCAGAAGCGCTTTTCGCTGGAGGGCGCGGAGAGCGTCATCCCGATGATGGACGCCGTGCTCGACCAGGCCGCCGAGCACGGTCTCGACGAGGTCGTCATCGGCATGCCGCACCGCGGTCGGCTCAACGTGCTGGCCAACATCGTCGGCAAGCCCGCGTCGCAGATCTTCTCCGAGTTCGAGGGCAACCTGAACCCCAGCCAGGCGCACGGCTCCGGTGACGTGAAGTACCACCTCGGCGCCACCGGCAATTACCTGCAGATGTTCGGGGACAACGACATCGACGTGTCGCTCGTCGCCAACCCCTCGCACCTGGAGGCCGTCGACCCGGTGCTCGAGGGTCTGGTGCGCGCCAAGCAGGACCTCGTCGACTTCGACGCAGGCGCCGACGGCCCGCAGAACTTCACCGTCGTCCCGCTCATGCTGCACGGCGACGCGGCGTTCGCGGGCCAGGGCATCGTCGCCGAGACGCTGAACCTCGCACTGCTGCGCGGGTACCGCACCGGCGGCACGATCCACATCATCGTCAACAACCAGATCGGCTTCACCACCTCGCCGCAGGACTCGCGCTCCAGCGAGTACTGCACCGACGTCGCAAAGATGGTGGGAGCGCCCATCTTCCACGTCAACGGCGACGATCCCGAGGCAGGCTCCTGGGTGGCCCGCCTGGCCGTGGACTTCCGGCAGAAGTTCAAGAAGGACGTCATCATCGACATGCTGTGCTACCGCCGTCGCGGGCACAACGAGGGCGACGACCCGTCGATGACGCAGCCCGGCATGTACGACGTGATCGACACCAAGCGTGGGGTCCGCAAGACCTACACCGAGGCGCTGATCGGCCGCGGCGACATCTCCATCAAGGAGGCCGAGGACGCGCTGCGCGACTACCAGGGTCAGCTGGAGCGAGTCTTCAACGAGGTCCGGGACCTGGAGAAGCACGAGATCGAGCCCAGCGAGTCGGTCGAGGCCGATCAGCAGCTGCCCGCGAAACTCACCACGGCCGTGGACAAGTCGCTGCTCGCCCGCATCGGTGACGCGCACCTGGCGGTGCCGGAGGGCTTCACCGTGCACCCGCGGGTCAAGCCGGTGCTGGAAAAGCGCCGCGAGATGGCCTACGAGGGCAAGGTGGACTGGGCGTTCGGCGAACTGCTGGCGCTCGGCAGCCTGGTGGCCGAGGGCAAGTTGGTGCGGCTGTCGGGTCAGGACACCCGCCGCGGCACGTTCACCCAGCGCCACGCCGTCATCATCGACCGGTCGACCGGTGCCGAGTTCACGCCGCTGGAATTGCTGACGCTCAACGAGGACGGCACGCCGACCGGCGGGCGTCTCATGGTCTATGACTCGGCGCTCTCGGAGTACGCCGCGGTGGGCTTCGAATACGGCTACTCAGTGGGCAATCCCGACGCAATGGTGTTGTGGGAGGCCCAGTTCGGCGACTTCGTCAACGGCGCCCAGTCCATCATCGACGAGTTCATCAGCTCCGGTGAGGCCAAGTGGGGCCAGCTGTCCGACGTCGTGCTGCTGCTGCCGCACGGTCACGAGGGCCAGGGTCCCGACCACACCTCGGGCCGCATCGAGCGGTTCCTGCAGGTGTGCGCCGAGGGGTCGATGACCGTCGCGATGCCGTCGACGCCGGCGAACTACTTCCACCTGCTGCGCCGCCACGCCAAGGATGGGATCCACCGGCCGCTCATCGTCTTCACGCCGAAGTCGATGCTGCGAAACAAGGCCGCCGTCAGCGACATTCGCGACTTCACCGAGCAGAAGTTTCGCTCGATCATGGAGGAGCCGACGTACACCGACGGTGACGGCGACCGCTCGAAGGTGAAGCGGATCCTGTTGACCAGCGGCAAGATCTACTACGACCTGGCGGCGCGCAAGGCCAAGGACGGCCGCGACGACGTGGCGATCGTCCGCGTCGAGCAGCTCTACCCACTGCCCAAGCGACGGCTCGGCAACACGCTCGACGAGTACCCGAACGCCGAACAGTTCTTCTGGGTGCAGGAGGAGCCGGCGAACCAGGGCGCCTGGCCGACCTTCGGTCTCGCGATGCCAGAACAGCTGCCGGACAAGCTGACCGGCATCAAGCGCATCTCCCGGCGCGCGATGTCGGCACCGTCGTCGGGTTCGTCGAAGGTGCACGCAGTCGAGCAGCAGGAGATCATCGACGAGGCGTTCGCGTCCTAA
- a CDS encoding suppressor of fused domain protein, which produces MTDVLAEVRARLRRHFGRAGVAAEPVAASVTFLGADPIEVLRFGPDADGTYHHVSLGCSRYPMLDPTAMVVDASSGPRAEVVVSLRGPTPTGLARSIAVVAATPAVEGLVLVPDALVDLETPLWDGAPFTAMLLGPSDIDDVELPAPSDPVAVLSATPITPTEAAWVRLKGADAMREAWVTDGVDTRDARRKASSPS; this is translated from the coding sequence GTGACCGACGTCCTGGCCGAGGTCCGCGCCCGACTGCGCCGGCACTTCGGCCGCGCGGGCGTCGCCGCCGAACCGGTGGCCGCGAGCGTGACGTTCCTCGGTGCCGACCCCATCGAGGTGCTGCGCTTCGGGCCTGACGCCGACGGCACGTATCACCATGTGTCCCTTGGATGTTCGCGCTATCCGATGCTCGACCCGACCGCGATGGTGGTCGACGCGTCGAGCGGCCCGCGGGCCGAGGTCGTGGTGTCGCTGCGGGGTCCGACGCCGACGGGGCTGGCCCGGTCGATCGCGGTGGTGGCCGCGACGCCCGCGGTCGAGGGTCTGGTGCTCGTCCCCGACGCCCTCGTCGACCTCGAGACACCGCTGTGGGACGGGGCGCCGTTCACCGCGATGCTGTTGGGGCCCAGCGACATCGACGACGTCGAGCTGCCCGCGCCCAGCGATCCGGTGGCCGTCCTATCGGCCACGCCGATCACCCCGACCGAGGCGGCCTGGGTGCGGCTCAAGGGTGCCGACGCGATGCGCGAGGCGTGGGTCACCGACGGGGTCGACACCCGGGATGCGCGCCGCAAGGCCAGCTCGCCCAGCTAG